In Aquimarina spinulae, a single window of DNA contains:
- a CDS encoding sensor histidine kinase, whose translation MKKKINILIITSILTLLALSGIQGYLIYNTYQLKKDVFIKETKKAVSSIDNTKEMDSIAELWYNQLTKNLIEYRKNNLLKNETIERFKPFTDSLNNIFNEYYKKEIGKVNLRYELKYKKTIKSIIIHDNNLLDTVFKAKEESNYFLFGEDFPDEEGNVISSGRWFTEQDIEDDSGVEIIKTQLNLEIRTVDSISIIGWKRIVFGQMASLFLFSVILLLFVVVLLFYSIKTVIRQKKIADVRNDFINNITHELKTPLATLGIASKSLRSKETQNSPKIFSSALDILDRQNNRLQKLIDQVMNNTLGSEEIILSKEQVLDAKYFKEVVEDFKVSVKDKQVDVSMKIEFRDVNLYIDKFLFTTALFNVLENAVKYGKEKVEIRIRTERKNDTYTISIRDNGIGISEKEHHKIFEKFYRVTTGNIHDVKGLGLGLFYTNQIIKAHQGEINIESKPEEGTDFKITIPII comes from the coding sequence ATGAAGAAAAAGATAAACATACTCATTATTACATCTATTTTAACCTTATTGGCATTGTCTGGTATTCAGGGGTATTTGATTTATAACACGTACCAGCTTAAAAAGGATGTGTTTATTAAAGAAACCAAGAAGGCTGTTTCGAGTATAGATAATACTAAAGAAATGGATTCTATAGCAGAACTTTGGTATAATCAGCTAACAAAGAACCTGATAGAATATAGAAAGAATAATCTTCTTAAAAATGAAACTATAGAACGTTTCAAGCCTTTTACAGATTCGTTAAATAATATATTTAATGAATATTATAAAAAAGAAATTGGTAAGGTTAATCTGAGATATGAGTTAAAATATAAGAAAACAATAAAGAGTATTATTATTCATGATAATAACCTTTTAGATACCGTTTTTAAAGCAAAAGAAGAGAGTAATTACTTTCTGTTCGGAGAAGATTTTCCTGATGAAGAAGGTAATGTGATAAGTAGTGGTAGATGGTTTACAGAACAAGATATAGAGGATGATAGTGGTGTTGAAATTATAAAAACTCAACTTAATCTCGAAATTCGAACAGTAGATTCGATTAGTATTATTGGATGGAAAAGAATAGTTTTTGGGCAAATGGCAAGCCTGTTTTTATTCTCTGTTATATTGTTACTATTTGTAGTTGTCTTACTTTTTTATTCGATTAAAACTGTAATTAGACAAAAGAAAATAGCTGATGTGCGCAATGATTTTATAAATAACATTACTCATGAGCTTAAAACTCCTTTGGCAACTTTGGGTATTGCTTCGAAAAGTTTAAGGAGCAAAGAGACCCAAAATTCACCAAAAATATTCTCTAGTGCATTAGATATATTAGATCGACAGAATAACCGATTGCAGAAACTAATTGATCAGGTAATGAATAATACTTTGGGATCGGAAGAAATCATTTTGAGTAAAGAACAGGTTTTGGATGCTAAGTATTTTAAAGAAGTTGTAGAGGATTTTAAGGTATCGGTTAAAGATAAGCAAGTCGACGTAAGTATGAAGATAGAATTTAGAGATGTAAATCTTTATATCGATAAATTTCTATTTACCACAGCATTATTTAATGTACTGGAAAATGCTGTGAAATACGGGAAAGAAAAAGTCGAAATTAGAATACGAACAGAACGTAAAAACGATACATATACAATTTCGATTCGTGATAATGGGATCGGGATTTCTGAAAAAGAACATCATAAGATTTTTGAAAAATTTTATAGAGTAACAACAGGAAACATACATGATGTAAAGGGATTAGGTCTGGGATTGTTCTATACCAATCAAATTATTAAAGCACACCAGGGAGAAATTAATATTGAAAGTAAACCCGAAGAAGGAACAGATTTTAAAATAACCATACCAATAATTTAA
- a CDS encoding geranylgeranylglycerol-phosphate geranylgeranyltransferase — protein MLSYLKLIKFDNLLIIAFAQLCLKYGLFEPFNIAITLNGLGIAILMAATFCIAAAGNIIIEIYNQEDTGVKGVLYDSITEKSANRLFIILNVIGVLIGFYLANLINRPGFAALFIVISGVFYIYASYLKEIIVLKNCILALLIGLSLIVVGIFDLLPAITEKNRASQTVIFSIILDYSIFAFMIILLREIIKDCLHIDRDHNLGIRTIPIVLGKNRTTKLIGVLTLLPIISVIYYIYNYLFSNSKAVIFVLILIVAPLLYFMIKSFSAESDQQFKRLALLLKIILFGASISLLFYQFVLV, from the coding sequence ATGCTATCTTATCTGAAGCTTATAAAATTTGATAACTTACTTATAATTGCTTTTGCACAATTATGTCTTAAATATGGCCTTTTTGAACCCTTTAATATTGCTATTACCTTAAATGGCTTGGGTATTGCTATTTTGATGGCGGCAACATTTTGTATTGCTGCTGCAGGAAACATAATTATCGAAATTTACAATCAAGAAGATACCGGTGTAAAAGGTGTATTATATGATTCTATAACCGAAAAATCGGCCAATCGATTATTTATTATTCTTAATGTAATTGGTGTTCTTATTGGATTTTACTTAGCTAACCTTATTAACAGGCCAGGTTTTGCTGCATTATTTATAGTAATTTCTGGAGTATTTTACATCTACGCTTCTTATTTAAAAGAAATCATTGTTCTTAAAAATTGTATTCTCGCACTACTTATAGGATTAAGTTTGATTGTCGTTGGGATTTTTGATCTTCTTCCTGCTATCACCGAAAAGAATAGAGCATCACAAACCGTTATTTTTTCTATTATTTTAGATTATTCAATATTTGCATTTATGATTATACTCTTAAGAGAAATTATAAAAGATTGTCTGCACATAGATAGAGATCATAATTTAGGAATTAGAACCATCCCAATAGTTCTAGGTAAAAATCGAACAACAAAATTAATCGGAGTATTAACATTGCTTCCAATTATATCTGTAATTTATTACATATATAATTATCTTTTTTCTAACAGTAAAGCTGTTATTTTTGTACTGATACTTATTGTTGCTCCTTTACTCTATTTTATGATCAAAAGCTTTAGTGCCGAATCAGATCAGCAGTTTAAAAGATTAGCATTGCTTTTAAAGATAATTTTATTTGGTGCATCTATTTCTTTGTTATTTTATCAATTTGTTTTAGTATAA
- the nadC gene encoding carboxylating nicotinate-nucleotide diphosphorylase, with protein sequence MISETQFNKEIDLIITNAIREDVGDGDHSSLACIPESITGKAKLLVKDEGILAGVEFAKKVFNYVDPNIKIETLLEDGSRVKYGDVAFYVSGSSQSILKAERLVLNAMQRMSAIATKTNHFVTLLEGTGTKILDTRKTTPGIRALEKWAVKIGGGENHRFALYDMVMLKDNHIDFAGGITKAIEKTKQYLSNQNLDLKIIVEARDLNEIKEILQTPGVYRILIDNFNYEDTREAVKLIGDSCLTESSGGINEETVRNYAECGVDYISSGALTHSVYNLDLSLKAV encoded by the coding sequence ATGATTAGCGAAACCCAATTCAATAAAGAAATTGATTTGATAATTACCAATGCCATACGCGAAGATGTAGGAGATGGCGATCATAGTTCATTAGCTTGTATTCCCGAATCAATCACAGGAAAAGCAAAACTTTTAGTTAAGGATGAAGGGATTCTGGCTGGAGTAGAGTTTGCAAAAAAAGTATTTAATTATGTAGACCCAAATATAAAAATCGAGACTTTACTAGAAGACGGGTCTCGTGTTAAATACGGAGATGTAGCTTTTTATGTTTCAGGAAGCTCACAATCTATTCTTAAAGCAGAACGATTAGTGCTTAATGCTATGCAAAGAATGAGTGCAATTGCTACCAAAACAAACCATTTTGTAACCCTTTTAGAAGGAACAGGAACTAAGATTTTAGATACCCGTAAAACAACTCCAGGAATACGAGCATTAGAAAAATGGGCGGTAAAGATTGGAGGAGGAGAGAACCATAGATTTGCATTATATGATATGGTAATGCTAAAAGATAACCATATCGATTTTGCCGGGGGAATTACTAAAGCTATAGAAAAAACCAAACAATACCTTTCTAATCAAAACCTTGATCTTAAAATTATTGTTGAAGCTCGAGACCTTAATGAGATCAAAGAAATACTTCAAACACCGGGAGTATATCGAATATTAATTGATAATTTTAATTATGAAGATACTCGGGAAGCTGTAAAATTAATTGGTGATTCGTGTCTTACTGAATCTAGCGGAGGAATTAATGAAGAAACCGTACGTAACTATGCAGAATGTGGTGTAGATTATATTAGTAGTGGTGCGCTAACACATTCTGTATATAATCTGGATTTGAGCTTGAAAGCTGTTTAA
- the rlmH gene encoding 23S rRNA (pseudouridine(1915)-N(3))-methyltransferase RlmH, translated as MNIKLLAVGKTDDKQLNDLINNYIKRLQFYIKFSFEIIPDIKNAKNLSEAQQKEKEGKLILNHVENSDVLILLDENGKQYDSVLFSEVLQKHMNSGIKQLIFAIGGPYGFSPEVYSRANSKLSLSKMTFSHQMIRLFFVEQLYRGFTILRNEPYHHR; from the coding sequence ATGAATATCAAATTACTTGCTGTTGGCAAAACAGATGACAAGCAGCTCAATGACCTTATCAACAACTATATCAAAAGGTTACAGTTTTATATTAAATTTAGTTTTGAAATTATTCCGGATATTAAAAATGCCAAAAACTTAAGCGAAGCTCAACAAAAGGAAAAAGAAGGAAAATTAATCCTTAATCACGTAGAAAATTCTGATGTATTGATATTGCTCGATGAAAATGGAAAGCAATATGATTCTGTACTATTTTCTGAAGTATTACAAAAACATATGAATAGCGGAATCAAACAGTTGATTTTTGCAATAGGAGGACCCTATGGGTTTAGCCCCGAAGTTTACAGCCGGGCTAATAGTAAACTATCGTTATCCAAAATGACATTTTCGCATCAAATGATACGTTTATTTTTTGTAGAACAGTTATATCGTGGATTTACCATATTAAGAAATGAACCTTACCATCACAGATAA
- a CDS encoding response regulator transcription factor yields MKHILLAEDDFDFGSILKQYLEIHNYKVIWAKDGKEALSIFSEGKFDICVFDVMMPKMDGFTLAEQVVEIDPEIPFVFLTAKKMKEDKIRGLKLGADDYIVKPFEADILVLKLQNILKRTQKIESLKDDVVKIGNYEFDIVNHQLKLNGESQRLTEKETLLIQYLWEHRNRMIKREDVLKDIWGNDDFFSGRSMDVFISRLRKYFKEDNTINIESVRGVGLTFSIA; encoded by the coding sequence ATGAAGCATATACTACTCGCAGAAGATGATTTTGATTTTGGAAGTATATTAAAGCAATATCTCGAAATACATAATTATAAGGTGATCTGGGCAAAAGACGGTAAAGAAGCACTATCGATATTTTCTGAAGGAAAATTTGATATATGTGTCTTTGATGTGATGATGCCAAAAATGGATGGGTTTACATTGGCAGAGCAAGTAGTAGAAATAGATCCCGAAATTCCATTCGTTTTCCTTACTGCTAAGAAAATGAAAGAAGATAAAATAAGAGGATTAAAATTAGGAGCAGATGACTACATCGTGAAACCATTTGAAGCAGATATTCTAGTCCTTAAACTTCAGAATATTTTAAAGCGAACACAGAAAATAGAATCCTTAAAAGATGATGTGGTAAAAATCGGAAATTATGAGTTCGATATTGTTAACCATCAATTAAAATTGAATGGAGAATCACAACGATTAACCGAAAAAGAAACATTGCTTATTCAATATTTATGGGAACATAGAAATAGAATGATTAAAAGAGAAGATGTGTTAAAAGATATTTGGGGTAATGATGATTTCTTCTCTGGTCGAAGTATGGATGTATTCATAAGTCGATTAAGAAAATATTTTAAAGAAGACAATACTATAAATATAGAAAGTGTACGTGGGGTTGGCCTCACATTTAGTATAGCTTAA
- a CDS encoding YihY/virulence factor BrkB family protein has protein sequence MSKPVEDRLNKIPVINILVKIGKKLILPGFEGLSIYDLIEIYVIGIIKGTFSARASAISWSFFLSLFPFLLFLLNLIPYVPIDGFEENFFEFVNGALPNQSSDFFSGIFEDIASNPRGGLLSTVFVLSILFMTNGINAVFSGFEYSYHVTLNRNFVRQYVVALGVSIIVASLLLITVIGTLYFSYLVDDLNKMGVVDDTVFWLTLGKYALFVFMIFVIIATLFYFGTSEGKQNKFFSPGAFMTTFLIIITTYLFGVYIDNFSNYNQLYGSIGAMLILMLYIWLNANLLLLGFELNASLNQLRKNFNT, from the coding sequence ATGTCGAAACCCGTAGAAGATAGGCTTAATAAGATTCCTGTGATCAATATATTGGTCAAAATAGGGAAGAAACTTATTCTTCCTGGTTTTGAAGGACTGTCGATATACGACCTAATAGAGATTTATGTAATCGGAATTATAAAAGGCACTTTTTCGGCTAGAGCCAGTGCGATATCATGGAGTTTTTTTCTTTCTCTATTTCCATTCTTATTATTTCTTCTTAATTTGATTCCTTACGTGCCGATAGATGGGTTTGAGGAGAATTTTTTTGAATTTGTTAACGGAGCATTACCGAATCAATCGTCAGATTTTTTCTCCGGGATATTCGAAGATATTGCATCTAATCCTCGAGGAGGATTATTATCAACTGTTTTTGTGCTATCTATACTTTTTATGACTAATGGGATTAATGCAGTTTTCTCTGGTTTTGAATATTCGTATCATGTAACACTTAATAGAAATTTTGTACGACAGTATGTAGTAGCATTAGGGGTGTCTATTATCGTGGCATCGTTATTGTTAATTACAGTTATAGGAACTTTATACTTTTCGTATTTGGTAGATGATTTAAATAAAATGGGAGTTGTTGACGATACTGTTTTTTGGTTAACATTAGGTAAATATGCGCTATTTGTCTTTATGATATTTGTAATTATTGCTACCTTATTTTATTTCGGTACCTCAGAAGGAAAACAAAATAAATTCTTTTCACCCGGTGCGTTTATGACCACTTTTTTGATTATTATTACAACATATCTATTTGGAGTATATATAGATAACTTCTCTAATTATAATCAATTGTATGGTTCTATTGGAGCAATGTTGATATTAATGTTATATATATGGCTTAATGCTAATTTGTTATTGCTGGGTTTTGAACTTAATGCATCATTAAATCAATTAAGAAAGAATTTTAATACATAA